The Gammaproteobacteria bacterium DNA segment GAATCACCGTAGACAAACTGGAAGCCGCTCAAGCCGTTCCCAAGATCCGGGCGGCTCTAGACGCACAAGGCTACACCACGCCACTCATTGGAGATTTTCATTTTAATGGTCACAAGTTGTTGGCAGAAGTGCCCGAGTGTGCTCAAGCCCTGGCGAAGTATCGCATCAATCCCGGGAATGTCGGGCGGGGTAAAAAACGTGACCCGCAATTTGCTGCGATGATCGAAACTGCGATTAAATACAACAAACCTATCCGTATCGGGGTGAACTGGGGCAGCATGGATCAAGACCTGGTCACACGTTTAATGAACGAGAACCATGAACGCGCCGAACCCAAATCGGCCAAAGAGATCATGTTCGATGCTTTGGTGTATTCCGCTTTGGACAGTGCCAAAAAAGCCGAAGAGATCGGTCTGGGCAAAGATCGCATTATCATTTCCTGCAAAATGAGTGGCGTGCAAGACCTGATCACGGTGTACCGAAGGTTATCCGAAGAATGTGACTACCCTTTGCATTTGGGACTCACCGAAGCCGGCATGGGCAGCAAAGGCGTTGTGGCCTCCACCGCGGCCTTGGGTGTATTGTTGCAAGAAGGCATTGGCGACACCATCCGAATCTCACTCACCCCGGAACCGGGTGGTGATCGCACACGAGAAGTTCAGGTGGCTCAGGAAATTTTACAGTCCATGGGACTACGCGCCTTTACCCCGGCGGTGATCGCCTGCCCCGGTTGTGGTCGCACCACCAGCACCTACTTCCAGGAACTCGCCCAAGACATCGAACAATACTTACGCAAGTCCATGCCCAAATGGCGAACCCAATACAAAGGCGTGGAAGAAATGCAGGTCGCAGTGATGGGCTGTGTGGTCAATGGCCCCGGCGAAAGCAAACACGCCAACATCGGTATCTCCCTACCAGGAACCGGCGAAAAACCCGTCGCCCCGGTATTTGTGGATGGGAAAAAGGACGTGACTTTGAAGGGTGAGAATATTGCCGAGGAATTTCAGGAGTTGGTGGAGAAGTATGTGGAAGAAAAGTTTTCTTAAGTCATTCCTCACCTACCGCACTAGGCATTAAATGCGCAAGACCATTATGTGCATCCAATGTAACTAAAAAATGTTTAAGCATGTCATAGCCTAAAATTCCTTTATAACGTATGTCCTGATCGGAAGGCCTAAGGTTTTTCGAATTTCCTTTACTTGGTACACTAGCCATAACATCGTCTAGTGTAAATGGGCCAAACTCAACTGTTGGGAATACTAATATATCTGTATCCACACCACTAGTTACAATCCCTGAACTCTTGGTTTTAGTAATAGCATACTTTTCTAACCATCCTTTTGATTCTGCCAATGGTCTATAAAGAAGAATCCCACCTGAATTTCCCGTGTCAAACAACAGATCAACCTTGTGAGTACTGTTAACCAAAACTGGTGCTGTCAATCGTGATTTTCTTCTATTACGGTTTAATTTTAAATTTTCAGATCCATTCAATTTCATACTATTGTGAGTTATGAGTCTATATTTTTCATTTGGGTAATCGATTTGAACAACAAACGAGTTAAAAAAAGGCATACCAAGAATCATAGAAAAATTTCCACCGCCTCTGAATGGCATAGTGCCATCCATCGTAAATTCGGATCCCTGAAAATCAATTTTCAGTTTATTAATAAGGCGTTCAC contains these protein-coding regions:
- the ispG gene encoding flavodoxin-dependent (E)-4-hydroxy-3-methylbut-2-enyl-diphosphate synthase; this translates as MQQRKQTHCVNINGIRLGGDNPIVVQSMTNTDTADVEKTVEQVMQLADAGSELVRITVDKLEAAQAVPKIRAALDAQGYTTPLIGDFHFNGHKLLAEVPECAQALAKYRINPGNVGRGKKRDPQFAAMIETAIKYNKPIRIGVNWGSMDQDLVTRLMNENHERAEPKSAKEIMFDALVYSALDSAKKAEEIGLGKDRIIISCKMSGVQDLITVYRRLSEECDYPLHLGLTEAGMGSKGVVASTAALGVLLQEGIGDTIRISLTPEPGGDRTREVQVAQEILQSMGLRAFTPAVIACPGCGRTTSTYFQELAQDIEQYLRKSMPKWRTQYKGVEEMQVAVMGCVVNGPGESKHANIGISLPGTGEKPVAPVFVDGKKDVTLKGENIAEEFQELVEKYVEEKFS